The proteins below come from a single Piscinibacter gummiphilus genomic window:
- a CDS encoding BolA family protein has translation MPVTASEIEAALREQLQPDDLAVTDDSHLHAGHAGAREGRHFSVRIVSSRFAGTPRLKRHRLVYDALRLLIPRGIHALAIDARAPGEG, from the coding sequence ATGCCCGTCACCGCCTCGGAGATCGAGGCCGCCCTGCGCGAGCAGCTGCAGCCCGACGACCTCGCCGTCACCGACGACAGCCACCTGCACGCAGGCCATGCCGGCGCACGCGAAGGCCGCCATTTCAGCGTGCGCATCGTCAGCAGCCGCTTCGCCGGAACGCCCCGCCTGAAGCGGCATCGCCTCGTATATGATGCCCTCCGCCTTCTGATCCCACGCGGCATTCACGCCCTGGCGATCGACGCCCGGGCTCCCGGCGAAGGGTGA
- a CDS encoding septation protein A yields MKLLLDFLPLLLFFGTFKFAEAHKEWAAAFCSNHLSFLVSGGVVGVEEAPVLLATLVVIAATLVQVAVLKLRGKKIDLMLWITLALVVVLGGATVWFHNATFIKWKPSAAFWAMGLALWVSQAIFKKNLLQSMIGGELQLPPTVWQRLNFAWVAFFGLMGLLNLYVAYSYSTSTWATFKVFGVYGLMIAFTVAQVIYLSRYLKDAPESAPAADKQP; encoded by the coding sequence ATGAAGCTCCTTCTCGATTTCCTCCCGCTGCTGCTGTTCTTCGGCACCTTCAAGTTCGCCGAGGCGCACAAGGAGTGGGCCGCGGCCTTCTGCAGCAATCACCTGAGCTTCCTGGTCTCGGGCGGCGTGGTCGGCGTCGAAGAGGCCCCGGTGCTGCTGGCCACCCTGGTGGTGATCGCCGCGACACTGGTGCAGGTCGCGGTGCTCAAGCTGCGTGGCAAGAAGATCGACCTGATGCTGTGGATCACGCTCGCACTCGTGGTGGTGCTGGGGGGTGCGACGGTCTGGTTCCACAACGCGACCTTCATCAAGTGGAAGCCCAGTGCCGCCTTCTGGGCGATGGGCCTTGCCCTGTGGGTGAGCCAGGCCATCTTCAAGAAGAACCTGCTGCAGTCGATGATCGGCGGCGAGCTTCAGCTGCCGCCCACCGTGTGGCAACGCCTCAACTTCGCCTGGGTCGCGTTCTTCGGCCTGATGGGCCTGCTCAACCTCTACGTCGCCTACAGCTACAGCACCTCGACCTGGGCCACCTTCAAGGTCTTCGGTGTCTACGGGTTGATGATCGCCTTCACGGTGGCCCAGGTGATCTACCTGAGCCGCTACCTGAAGGACGCGCCTGAATCGGCGCCGGCCGCCGACAAGCAGCCCTGA
- the msrB gene encoding peptide-methionine (R)-S-oxide reductase MsrB, with product MSKYKVEKSDAEWRAQLDPMQYEVARHAATERAFTGKYWDHFQKGQYNCIGCGTPLFKSDTKFDAGCGWPSYWEPINSEVIERVVDKSHGMVRVEVRCNNCGSHLGHVFEDGPAPTGDRYCINSAAIDFKPST from the coding sequence ATGAGCAAGTACAAAGTTGAAAAGTCAGATGCAGAGTGGCGAGCGCAGCTCGACCCGATGCAATACGAAGTGGCGCGTCACGCGGCGACCGAGCGGGCCTTCACCGGCAAGTACTGGGATCACTTTCAGAAAGGCCAGTACAACTGCATCGGCTGCGGCACACCACTCTTCAAGTCCGACACCAAGTTCGACGCGGGCTGCGGCTGGCCGAGCTACTGGGAGCCGATCAACAGCGAAGTGATCGAGCGTGTGGTCGACAAGAGCCACGGCATGGTGCGTGTGGAGGTGCGTTGCAACAACTGCGGCTCGCACCTCGGCCACGTCTTCGAAGACGGCCCTGCCCCCACCGGCGACCGCTACTGCATCAATTCGGCGGCGATAGACTTCAAGCCCTCGACCTGA
- a CDS encoding protein adenylyltransferase SelO: MVEVFDGAEASVVLERRWPNRFATLGDRFYTPMQPQGLPEPHWVAWSERCAELLGWQGQRDGLLQVLSGNASLPGMQPLASVYSGHQFGVWAGQLGDGRAHLLGELDTPSGPMEIQLKGAGLTPYSRMGDGRAVLRSSIREFLCSEAMAALGVPTTRALCITGSALPVRRETVETAAVVTRVAPSFIRFGHFEHFTHTAEDTEALRQLADFVIAHHYPECATLAQPYAALLEAVARKMAELMAWWQAVGFCHGVMNTDNMSILGLTIDYGPFGFLDAFDPGHVCNHSDHQGRYAYARQPNVGFWNVHALAQGLMPLIDDAEAALAALEPYKTAFPQALTRQMRAKLGLATAHDGDMALIDGLLKCMAADRADFSITFRRLAQFNSAEGASNDVVRDMFLDRPAFDAWAQAYGARLRAEGSVDAERAQRMNRVNPKFVLRNHLAEVAIRAAEQGDFSETHKLLKVLERPYDEQPEHSAYADFPPEWAQSIEVSCSS; encoded by the coding sequence ATGGTTGAAGTTTTCGATGGCGCCGAAGCGTCGGTTGTGCTTGAACGCCGATGGCCGAATCGCTTTGCCACGCTGGGCGACCGTTTCTACACGCCCATGCAGCCGCAAGGTCTGCCCGAGCCTCATTGGGTCGCCTGGAGCGAGCGCTGCGCCGAGCTGCTGGGCTGGCAAGGCCAACGCGATGGGCTGCTCCAGGTCTTGAGTGGCAACGCCTCGCTGCCGGGCATGCAGCCGCTGGCCAGCGTCTACAGCGGCCACCAGTTCGGCGTGTGGGCAGGGCAGCTCGGCGATGGCCGTGCGCACTTGCTGGGCGAACTCGACACGCCCAGCGGGCCGATGGAGATCCAGCTCAAGGGCGCAGGCCTCACGCCCTACTCGCGCATGGGCGACGGGCGTGCGGTGCTGCGCTCGTCGATCCGCGAATTCCTGTGCTCCGAAGCAATGGCCGCGCTCGGCGTGCCCACGACGCGCGCCTTGTGCATCACAGGCTCAGCCCTCCCCGTGCGCCGCGAAACCGTCGAGACGGCGGCGGTCGTCACGCGGGTGGCGCCGAGCTTCATCCGCTTCGGGCACTTCGAGCATTTCACGCACACGGCCGAAGACACCGAGGCGCTGCGCCAGCTCGCCGACTTCGTCATCGCCCACCACTACCCCGAGTGCGCCACTTTGGCGCAGCCCTATGCGGCGCTGCTCGAAGCGGTGGCGCGCAAGATGGCGGAGTTGATGGCGTGGTGGCAGGCCGTGGGCTTCTGCCACGGCGTGATGAACACCGACAACATGTCGATCCTCGGCCTCACCATCGATTACGGGCCCTTCGGCTTCCTCGATGCCTTCGACCCCGGCCACGTCTGCAACCACTCCGACCACCAGGGCCGGTATGCGTATGCCCGACAGCCCAACGTCGGCTTCTGGAACGTGCACGCGCTCGCGCAAGGGCTGATGCCGCTGATCGACGATGCCGAGGCCGCCCTCGCCGCACTCGAGCCCTACAAGACCGCCTTCCCGCAAGCGCTCACGCGGCAGATGCGCGCAAAGCTTGGCCTCGCAACCGCGCACGACGGCGACATGGCGCTCATCGACGGCCTGCTCAAGTGCATGGCCGCTGACCGCGCCGACTTCAGCATCACCTTCCGCCGCCTCGCCCAGTTCAACTCGGCCGAAGGCGCGAGCAACGATGTGGTGCGCGACATGTTCCTCGACCGGCCCGCCTTCGACGCCTGGGCGCAGGCCTACGGTGCACGCCTTCGCGCGGAAGGCAGCGTCGATGCCGAGCGCGCGCAGCGCATGAACCGCGTGAATCCGAAGTTCGTCTTGCGCAACCACCTGGCTGAGGTCGCGATCCGCGCGGCCGAGCAAGGCGACTTCAGCGAGACACACAAACTGCTGAAAGTTCTGGAGCGTCCCTACGACGAACAACCCGAGCATTCGGCCTATGCCGACTTCCCGCCCGAATGGGCGCAATCGATCGAAGTGTCGTGTTCATCATGA
- a CDS encoding 3-(methylthio)propionyl-CoA ligase — protein sequence MAHLMGQMMEMPLMISSLIKHAARHSADTEIVSKRTEGDIHRYTYKDCELRARKLAQAFARLGCEAGDRVGTLAWNGYRHLEIYYAASGSALVCHTINPRLFPEQIVWIVEDAKDRVLCFDLTFLPLVEKIAPMLKSVKHFVLMTDRAHMPAASSLKGLLCYDELVEAENGNYAWPEFDESTASSICYTSGTTGNPKGAVYSHRSTLLHAYASALPDALGCSAADTILPVVPMFHVNAWGLPYSAALVGAKLVMPGPHLDGKSLHELFENEKVTFSAGVPTVWLGLINYVKQNDLKFSTFKRTVIGGSACPPSMLRTLQDEFGVEVIHAWGMTEMSPLGTLAKLKGKHVSLSKEAKERLQFTQGRVVYGVDMLILDDDNKPLPWDGKASGNLVVRGPWVIASYFQRDESPLVKVDGLDWFPTGDVATIDADGFMQITDRSKDVIKSGGEWISSIDLENIAMAHPAVHEAAAIACRHPKWDERPLLVVVKKPGAELSREELLGFFEGRIAKWQIPDDVAFVSEIPHTATGKIQKLKLRETFKDHQLPG from the coding sequence ATGGCGCACCTGATGGGCCAGATGATGGAAATGCCGCTGATGATCTCGTCGCTCATCAAGCACGCGGCGCGGCATTCGGCCGACACCGAGATCGTCTCCAAGCGCACCGAAGGCGACATCCACCGCTACACCTACAAGGACTGCGAACTGCGCGCCCGCAAGCTCGCGCAGGCCTTCGCGCGGCTCGGCTGCGAAGCCGGTGACCGTGTGGGCACGCTGGCGTGGAACGGCTACCGGCACCTCGAGATCTACTACGCGGCTTCGGGCTCGGCGCTGGTGTGCCACACCATCAACCCGCGTCTCTTCCCGGAGCAGATCGTCTGGATCGTCGAAGACGCGAAGGACCGCGTGCTGTGCTTTGACCTGACCTTCCTGCCCCTGGTGGAGAAGATCGCGCCGATGCTCAAGAGCGTGAAGCACTTCGTGCTGATGACCGACCGCGCGCACATGCCCGCGGCGAGCAGCCTGAAAGGCCTGCTCTGCTACGACGAGCTGGTGGAAGCCGAGAACGGGAACTACGCCTGGCCCGAGTTCGACGAGAGCACCGCCTCGAGCATCTGCTACACCTCGGGCACGACCGGCAACCCCAAGGGCGCCGTGTACAGCCACCGCTCGACGCTGCTGCACGCCTACGCCAGCGCCTTGCCCGATGCGCTGGGCTGCTCGGCGGCCGACACCATCCTGCCGGTGGTGCCCATGTTCCACGTCAACGCCTGGGGGCTGCCGTACTCGGCGGCGCTCGTCGGCGCCAAGCTCGTGATGCCCGGCCCGCACCTCGACGGCAAGTCGTTGCACGAGCTCTTCGAGAACGAGAAGGTCACATTCAGCGCCGGCGTGCCGACGGTGTGGCTCGGCCTCATCAACTACGTGAAGCAGAACGACCTCAAGTTCAGCACCTTCAAGCGCACGGTGATCGGCGGCTCCGCCTGCCCACCGTCGATGCTGCGTACGCTGCAAGACGAGTTCGGCGTCGAAGTGATCCACGCATGGGGCATGACCGAGATGTCGCCGCTCGGCACGCTCGCCAAGCTCAAGGGCAAGCACGTCTCGCTCAGCAAGGAAGCCAAGGAGCGTCTGCAGTTCACCCAAGGGCGCGTGGTCTACGGTGTCGACATGCTGATCCTCGACGATGACAACAAGCCGCTGCCGTGGGACGGCAAGGCCTCGGGAAACCTGGTCGTGAGGGGGCCCTGGGTGATCGCCAGCTACTTCCAGCGAGACGAGTCGCCGCTCGTGAAGGTCGACGGCCTCGACTGGTTCCCGACCGGCGACGTGGCCACCATCGATGCCGACGGCTTCATGCAGATCACCGACCGCAGCAAGGACGTGATCAAGTCAGGCGGCGAGTGGATCAGCTCCATCGACCTCGAGAACATCGCGATGGCGCACCCGGCCGTGCATGAGGCCGCGGCGATCGCCTGCCGGCACCCGAAGTGGGACGAGCGACCCTTGCTGGTCGTCGTGAAGAAGCCTGGCGCCGAGTTGAGCCGGGAAGAGCTGCTCGGATTCTTCGAGGGCCGCATCGCGAAGTGGCAGATCCCGGACGACGTGGCCTTCGTTAGCGAAATCCCTCATACGGCGACCGGCAAGATTCAGAAACTCAAATTGAGAGAGACGTTCAAAGACCATCAACTCCCTGGTTAG
- a CDS encoding branched-chain amino acid ABC transporter substrate-binding protein: MKFAKKMFGMSVASAALSLSVSAAFAQAGETVKLAFVDPLSGPMANIGTNILHTFQVIAERKSGKGNPAGVKYEIVPFDNKGSAQESLSVLKAAIDQNIRYIIQGNGSAPAMALIDAISKHNERNPGKEVILLNYAAVDPDLTNSKCNYWHFRFDADTSMKMEAMTTYMKDQKDIKKVYIIGQNYSHGHQVAKFAKDNLARKRPDVQIVGEDLHPIAQVKDFSPYVAKIKQSGADTVITGNWGNDMALLFKAAQDAGLNVNWYTYYAGAAGSPTALGSYGLGKVRYVYPGYPNLPGEYQEAMKAFETRFKGEDFSTATSLSLFDILGGGIAKAKSTDPVKVAKAMEGLSVKSYSGDIQMRASDHQLQQTLYLASWNKVDKKNPVNRENTGNTWHAEKVFEPYVASTPTTCQMKRPG, from the coding sequence ATGAAATTTGCGAAGAAGATGTTCGGCATGTCGGTGGCCTCTGCGGCCCTGTCGCTCAGCGTGAGCGCAGCGTTCGCGCAGGCCGGGGAGACCGTCAAGCTGGCATTCGTTGACCCGCTGTCGGGTCCGATGGCCAACATCGGCACGAACATCTTGCACACCTTCCAGGTCATTGCCGAGCGCAAGAGCGGCAAGGGCAACCCGGCAGGCGTGAAGTACGAGATCGTTCCGTTCGACAACAAGGGTTCGGCCCAGGAAAGCCTGAGCGTCCTGAAGGCGGCGATCGACCAGAACATCCGCTACATCATCCAGGGCAACGGCTCGGCCCCCGCCATGGCCCTGATCGATGCCATCAGCAAGCACAACGAGCGCAACCCCGGCAAGGAAGTCATCCTGCTGAACTACGCTGCGGTGGATCCTGATCTCACCAACAGCAAGTGCAACTACTGGCACTTCCGCTTCGACGCAGACACGTCGATGAAGATGGAAGCGATGACGACCTACATGAAGGACCAGAAGGACATCAAGAAGGTCTACATCATTGGCCAGAATTACTCGCACGGCCATCAGGTTGCCAAGTTCGCCAAGGACAACCTGGCCCGCAAGCGCCCCGACGTGCAGATCGTCGGCGAAGACCTGCACCCGATCGCTCAGGTGAAGGACTTCTCGCCCTACGTCGCCAAGATCAAGCAGTCGGGCGCCGACACCGTGATCACCGGCAACTGGGGCAACGACATGGCCCTGCTGTTCAAGGCCGCGCAAGACGCCGGCTTGAACGTCAACTGGTACACCTACTACGCTGGCGCCGCCGGCTCGCCGACCGCACTGGGCAGCTACGGCCTGGGCAAGGTTCGCTACGTGTATCCGGGCTACCCGAACCTGCCGGGCGAGTACCAGGAAGCGATGAAGGCCTTCGAGACCCGCTTCAAGGGTGAAGACTTCAGCACCGCCACCTCGCTGTCGCTGTTCGACATCCTCGGCGGTGGTATCGCCAAGGCCAAGTCGACCGACCCGGTGAAGGTCGCCAAGGCGATGGAAGGCCTGTCGGTGAAGTCGTACTCGGGCGACATCCAGATGCGTGCCAGCGACCACCAGCTGCAGCAGACGCTGTACCTGGCCAGCTGGAACAAGGTCGACAAGAAGAACCCGGTGAACCGCGAGAACACCGGCAACACCTGGCACGCCGAGAAGGTGTTCGAGCCGTATGTGGCCAGCACCCCGACCACCTGCCAGATGAAGCGCCCGGGCTGA
- a CDS encoding branched-chain amino acid ABC transporter permease translates to MEFFTISLLNGISYGLLLFMLSSGLTLIFSMMGVLNFAHASFYMLGAYFAYTTMKYVGYWPALIVAPLLAFLAGAAFERYFLRRVHKFGHVPELLITFGLSFVLLELVQLTWGRLPVDYKVPAALSGPLFTLYGTQFPMYRGFMMLVALLMLFSVWLLLAKTRIGLIIQSALTHPEMSEALGHNVPRVFMLVFGGGAALAGLAGVIGGNAYVTEPGMAAAVGPIIFVVVVVGGMGSLAGAFAASLLIGILQTFAVAMDQSVLTALRHLNVSVSPSTFGYPLMELKISQVAPILPYVLLVLMLIFRPKGLMGTREG, encoded by the coding sequence ATGGAGTTCTTCACCATATCGCTACTGAACGGCATCAGCTACGGGCTGCTGCTGTTCATGCTGAGTTCGGGCTTGACCCTGATCTTCAGCATGATGGGCGTGCTCAATTTCGCCCATGCCAGCTTCTACATGCTTGGCGCCTACTTCGCGTACACCACGATGAAATACGTGGGCTACTGGCCCGCGCTGATCGTGGCCCCGCTGCTGGCCTTCCTGGCAGGTGCGGCATTCGAGCGCTACTTTTTGCGCCGCGTGCACAAGTTCGGCCACGTGCCCGAACTGCTGATCACCTTCGGCCTGTCGTTCGTGCTGCTCGAGCTGGTGCAGCTCACGTGGGGCCGCCTGCCGGTCGACTACAAGGTGCCGGCTGCGCTCAGCGGCCCGCTGTTCACGCTCTACGGCACGCAGTTCCCGATGTACCGCGGCTTCATGATGCTCGTCGCCTTGCTGATGCTGTTCTCGGTCTGGCTGCTGCTGGCCAAGACCCGCATCGGCCTCATCATCCAGTCGGCGTTGACGCACCCCGAGATGTCGGAAGCGCTCGGCCACAACGTGCCGCGCGTCTTCATGCTGGTGTTTGGTGGCGGTGCTGCGCTGGCCGGTCTTGCAGGCGTGATCGGCGGCAATGCCTACGTCACCGAGCCCGGCATGGCGGCGGCGGTCGGCCCGATCATCTTCGTGGTGGTGGTGGTGGGCGGCATGGGCTCGCTGGCCGGCGCGTTTGCGGCCTCGTTGCTCATCGGCATCCTGCAGACCTTCGCCGTCGCGATGGACCAATCGGTGCTGACGGCACTGCGCCATCTCAACGTGAGCGTCTCTCCTTCCACTTTTGGCTACCCCCTGATGGAACTCAAGATCTCGCAGGTGGCCCCGATCCTTCCCTACGTCCTGCTGGTGCTGATGCTGATCTTCCGCCCGAAGGGCCTCATGGGCACGCGTGAGGGCTGA
- a CDS encoding branched-chain amino acid ABC transporter permease, giving the protein MSKTQYFQFQPFNVGRLLVWSGFALLLLVAPLLFKSSLALTVLSQMGYMIIICLSYNLLLGQGGMLSFGHAVYTGLGAFFTIHALNMVGGGKLPIPVSLLPIVGGLAGAGIAALLGWVTTKKSANTFAMITLGVGELVFAMSLMFSGFFGGEGGINANRVVGQPFFGITFGPAIQVYYLIAVYCFICTGLMFMLTRTPLGRMLNAVRDNPERVEFVGYNTQVVRYIAFIIAGFFAGIGGGLTAINFEIVTAESVGAARSGGYLLFTFLGGASFFFGPIIGAVLAVLAFVLLSEMTKAWLLYLGIVFLVMVMFAPGGIASLIMMNVRVAAFGKWKRLALSYLGLVLTTVVWLVGGAAIIEMVYHVQLEAGTGDTIKFMGQVLNTKDMTNWIGAAALLLVGGGLFELVRRRFHAKWGAIQEEIEKEIHRRGAA; this is encoded by the coding sequence ATGAGCAAAACACAATACTTCCAATTCCAGCCCTTCAACGTGGGGCGCCTTCTGGTGTGGAGCGGCTTTGCGCTGCTCCTGCTCGTCGCACCGCTGCTCTTCAAGAGCAGCCTCGCGCTGACGGTGCTCTCGCAGATGGGCTACATGATCATCATCTGCCTGAGCTACAACCTGCTGCTGGGTCAGGGCGGCATGCTGAGCTTCGGCCATGCCGTCTACACGGGTCTGGGCGCGTTCTTCACGATCCACGCGCTCAACATGGTCGGTGGTGGCAAGCTGCCGATCCCGGTAAGCCTGTTGCCCATCGTCGGCGGTCTCGCCGGTGCCGGCATCGCGGCCCTGCTCGGCTGGGTGACCACCAAGAAGTCCGCCAACACCTTCGCGATGATCACGCTGGGTGTGGGCGAGCTGGTGTTCGCGATGTCGCTGATGTTCTCGGGCTTCTTCGGCGGCGAAGGCGGCATCAACGCCAACCGCGTGGTCGGGCAGCCGTTCTTCGGCATCACCTTCGGGCCGGCCATCCAGGTTTACTACCTGATCGCGGTGTACTGCTTCATCTGCACCGGCCTGATGTTCATGCTGACGCGCACGCCGCTCGGCCGCATGCTCAATGCCGTGCGCGACAACCCGGAGCGTGTGGAGTTCGTCGGCTACAACACCCAGGTGGTGCGCTACATCGCCTTCATCATCGCCGGCTTCTTTGCCGGCATCGGTGGCGGCCTCACGGCGATCAACTTCGAGATCGTGACGGCGGAGTCGGTGGGCGCGGCGCGCTCGGGCGGCTACCTGCTGTTCACCTTCCTCGGCGGCGCGTCGTTCTTCTTCGGCCCGATCATCGGTGCGGTGCTCGCGGTCCTGGCCTTCGTGCTGCTGTCGGAGATGACCAAGGCCTGGTTGCTGTACCTCGGCATCGTGTTCCTGGTGATGGTGATGTTCGCCCCGGGCGGCATCGCGAGCCTCATCATGATGAACGTGCGCGTGGCGGCATTCGGCAAGTGGAAGCGCCTTGCCTTGAGCTACCTCGGCCTCGTCCTCACCACCGTGGTGTGGCTGGTCGGCGGCGCGGCCATCATCGAGATGGTCTATCACGTGCAACTTGAAGCCGGCACCGGCGACACCATCAAGTTCATGGGCCAGGTGCTCAACACCAAGGACATGACCAACTGGATCGGCGCGGCTGCGCTGCTGTTGGTGGGTGGTGGGCTGTTCGAGCTGGTGCGTCGCCGCTTCCATGCGAAGTGGGGCGCGATCCAGGAAGAAATCGAAAAAGAGATTCACCGCAGGGGTGCTGCATGA
- a CDS encoding ABC transporter ATP-binding protein: MSQGNVANDKGGWAVELNDCRKSFGKTEIIRGASLKVKEGERVAIIGPNGAGKSTLFNLISGRFGLTSGEIKLHGQRIDGLRPFEISRRGLARSFQVSNLFGRLSVFENIRCAVLWSMGYRYVFWKFLANLHDANDRAEQVMRMIKLEAKRDEAAMNLTYAEQRALEVGITIAGGASVILLDEPTAGMSKSETSRFIQLIREITVGKTLLTVEHDMGVVFGLADKIAVLVYGEVIAFDTPDAVRANARVQEAYLGSVLAEQQAAGH; the protein is encoded by the coding sequence ATGAGCCAGGGCAACGTGGCAAACGACAAGGGCGGTTGGGCGGTCGAGCTCAACGACTGCCGCAAGAGCTTCGGCAAGACCGAAATCATCCGTGGCGCTTCGCTCAAGGTGAAGGAAGGCGAACGTGTGGCCATCATCGGCCCCAACGGCGCCGGCAAGTCCACGCTCTTCAACCTCATCAGCGGGCGCTTCGGTCTCACGAGTGGCGAGATCAAGCTGCATGGCCAGCGCATTGACGGTCTGCGGCCGTTCGAGATCAGCCGACGCGGCCTGGCACGCAGCTTCCAGGTGTCCAACCTCTTCGGCCGCCTGTCGGTGTTCGAGAACATCCGCTGCGCGGTGCTGTGGTCGATGGGCTACCGCTACGTGTTCTGGAAGTTCCTCGCCAACCTGCACGACGCGAATGACCGCGCCGAGCAGGTCATGCGGATGATCAAGCTCGAAGCCAAGCGCGACGAAGCGGCGATGAACCTCACCTACGCCGAACAGCGCGCGCTCGAGGTCGGCATCACCATCGCCGGTGGCGCGAGCGTCATCCTGCTCGACGAGCCCACCGCCGGCATGAGCAAGAGCGAGACCTCGCGTTTCATCCAGCTCATCCGCGAGATCACCGTCGGCAAGACGCTGCTCACCGTGGAGCACGACATGGGCGTGGTGTTCGGCCTGGCCGACAAGATCGCCGTGCTCGTGTATGGCGAGGTGATCGCCTTCGACACGCCCGATGCCGTGCGCGCCAATGCGCGTGTGCAGGAGGCCTATCTCGGCTCCGTGCTGGCCGAACAACAAGCGGCGGGGCACTGA
- a CDS encoding ABC transporter ATP-binding protein — MLQLKDLHAFYGKSHVLHGVNMDVKPGEIVALLGRNGSGRSTTAKTIMGLVDGHGSVKWRDQEILGKKAFQIAHAGIGYVPENRDIFPKLTVHQNLMLGEKGTAKKPRWSFDDMYQMFPRLKERQHTEAGVLSGGEQQMLTLCRTLMGDPDLIMIDEPTEGLAPKIVELVAEYLKELKRRGISVLLVEQKLTIALEISERCYVMGHGQVVFEGTPSQLRADAAIRKEWLEV, encoded by the coding sequence ATGCTTCAACTCAAAGACTTGCACGCCTTCTACGGCAAGAGCCATGTGCTGCATGGCGTGAACATGGACGTGAAGCCAGGCGAGATCGTGGCGCTGCTGGGCCGCAATGGCTCGGGCCGCTCGACCACCGCCAAGACGATCATGGGACTGGTCGACGGCCACGGCTCGGTCAAGTGGCGCGACCAGGAGATCCTCGGCAAGAAGGCCTTCCAGATCGCCCACGCAGGCATCGGCTACGTACCCGAGAACCGCGACATCTTCCCCAAGCTCACCGTGCACCAGAACCTGATGCTCGGCGAGAAGGGCACCGCGAAGAAGCCGCGCTGGTCATTCGATGACATGTACCAGATGTTTCCGCGGCTCAAGGAGCGCCAGCACACCGAAGCCGGCGTGCTCTCCGGCGGCGAGCAGCAGATGCTCACGCTGTGCCGCACGCTGATGGGCGACCCTGACCTCATCATGATCGACGAGCCGACCGAAGGCCTGGCGCCGAAGATCGTCGAGCTGGTGGCCGAGTACCTGAAGGAGCTCAAGCGGCGCGGCATCTCGGTGCTGCTGGTCGAGCAGAAGCTCACCATCGCACTCGAGATCTCGGAGCGCTGCTACGTGATGGGCCACGGCCAGGTGGTGTTCGAAGGAACGCCTTCCCAGCTGCGCGCCGACGCGGCCATTCGCAAGGAGTGGCTGGAGGTCTAA